A section of the Agrobacterium tumefaciens genome encodes:
- a CDS encoding 4a-hydroxytetrahydrobiopterin dehydratase encodes MKYPRLEPDAIEQGLSKLEGWSLREDGAAIVRAFKFASFAEAFGFMAEAALAAEKLNHHPEWSNVYSRVKVCLTTHDSQGVTERDFLLAEAMQKAAAGRGN; translated from the coding sequence ATGAAATATCCCAGACTGGAACCTGACGCCATAGAACAGGGGCTTTCAAAGCTGGAAGGCTGGTCTTTGCGAGAAGACGGCGCGGCCATTGTCCGTGCGTTCAAGTTCGCGAGTTTTGCGGAAGCTTTCGGCTTCATGGCCGAGGCGGCGCTCGCCGCGGAGAAGCTCAATCATCATCCTGAATGGTCGAATGTCTATTCACGCGTGAAAGTGTGTTTGACCACGCATGACTCTCAGGGCGTCACGGAACGGGATTTCCTTCTTGCGGAGGCCATGCAGAAAGCGGCGGCCGGGCGGGGGAATTGA
- a CDS encoding YkvA family protein yields the protein MDDVKIGEILLPGETDKQREREEVVRAKFWPKLKRVMAKVPFARDAAAAYYCAVDRDTPLRAKGIILAALAYFIMPFDAVPDMLAVVGFTDDIAVITAALAMIRAHIKMEHYDAADAMLKRQQEAE from the coding sequence ATGGATGATGTGAAAATCGGTGAAATTCTTCTGCCGGGTGAAACCGACAAGCAGCGTGAGCGCGAAGAGGTTGTTCGGGCCAAGTTCTGGCCGAAACTGAAGCGCGTCATGGCGAAGGTGCCGTTTGCCCGCGATGCGGCCGCTGCCTATTACTGTGCAGTCGATCGCGACACGCCGCTGCGCGCCAAGGGGATTATCCTGGCTGCGCTCGCTTATTTCATCATGCCATTCGACGCCGTGCCCGACATGCTGGCGGTCGTCGGTTTTACCGATGATATTGCAGTCATCACCGCAGCTCTCGCGATGATCCGCGCCCATATCAAGATGGAGCATTACGATGCAGCCGATGCCATGTTGAAGAGGCAGCAGGAAGCGGAGTAA
- a CDS encoding low molecular weight protein-tyrosine-phosphatase, translated as MKHTAILFVCMGNICRSPLAEGILRKLCDEPGLKGQYTIDSAGTGGWHAGDAPDPRSIAIARQHETDISRQRARQVNQTDFQTFDLILAMDRTNLANLLQTSAPEHRHKIHLFMEYATGCSQDVPDPYYGAENGFLRVYTMLLTGCRSLLEKTELDRASWSGKASSTM; from the coding sequence ATGAAACATACAGCTATTCTTTTTGTCTGCATGGGCAATATCTGCCGTTCCCCGCTCGCCGAAGGCATTTTGAGAAAGCTGTGTGACGAGCCGGGCTTAAAGGGCCAGTATACCATCGATTCGGCCGGCACCGGCGGCTGGCACGCAGGTGACGCGCCTGACCCGCGGTCTATCGCCATCGCACGCCAGCACGAAACCGATATTTCACGGCAGCGGGCAAGGCAGGTCAACCAGACAGATTTCCAGACCTTCGATCTGATACTGGCGATGGACCGAACCAATCTGGCAAACCTGCTTCAAACAAGCGCGCCCGAGCACCGGCACAAAATCCACCTCTTCATGGAATATGCCACAGGCTGCTCGCAGGACGTCCCCGACCCCTATTATGGGGCCGAGAATGGGTTCCTCCGCGTCTACACCATGCTTTTGACGGGATGCAGATCGCTGCTTGAAAAGACGGAGCTCGACCGCGCCTCGTGGAGCGGGAAGGCCTCCTCAACGATGTAA